From Candidatus Amoebophilus asiaticus 5a2, the proteins below share one genomic window:
- the ruvB gene encoding Holliday junction branch migration DNA helicase RuvB, protein MRKDYLNSNKDSLSAPEKEIERALRPHVFADFTGQEKIVANLKIFVQAAKERKEPLDHVLLHGPPGLGKTTLAHIIANELGANIRITSGPVLDKPGDLAGLLTNLGPYDVLFIDEIHRLNPIVEEYLYTAMEDFKIDIMLDSGPSARSVQLNLNPFTLIGATTRSGLLTSPLRARFGINTRLAYYDVTLLTQIVKRSSQILNVPIEESAAYELARRSRGTPRIANTLLRRTRDFAQITGSGTITQQIAQMALKALDVDEDGLDEMDNRILSTIIEKFHGGPVGISTIATACSEESETIEEVYEPFLIQEGYLHRTPRGREATPKAYKHLKLAPPQRAGTLFE, encoded by the coding sequence ATGCGCAAAGATTATCTAAATAGTAATAAAGATTCGTTATCTGCACCTGAAAAAGAAATAGAGCGTGCATTGCGGCCACATGTGTTTGCTGACTTTACAGGCCAAGAAAAAATTGTTGCGAATCTAAAAATTTTTGTACAAGCTGCAAAAGAACGTAAAGAGCCCTTAGACCATGTTTTGTTACATGGCCCTCCTGGTTTAGGTAAAACTACTTTGGCTCATATTATTGCCAATGAGTTGGGTGCTAATATACGTATTACTTCTGGGCCAGTGCTAGACAAGCCTGGTGACTTAGCTGGGCTGCTTACCAATTTAGGTCCATACGACGTGCTATTTATCGACGAAATCCATCGGTTAAATCCGATTGTGGAAGAATACCTTTATACAGCTATGGAGGATTTTAAAATTGATATTATGCTAGATTCTGGCCCTAGTGCTCGCAGTGTACAGCTTAATTTAAACCCTTTTACCCTAATAGGAGCTACCACTCGTTCTGGTTTGTTAACTTCTCCTTTGCGTGCTCGTTTTGGAATTAACACTCGGCTAGCATATTATGATGTTACCTTATTAACACAAATTGTGAAGAGATCTAGCCAAATTCTAAATGTGCCTATAGAAGAATCTGCTGCTTACGAATTGGCACGTAGGAGCCGAGGTACACCTAGGATTGCTAATACTCTATTAAGGAGGACACGTGACTTTGCACAGATAACTGGTAGTGGAACCATCACACAACAAATAGCACAAATGGCTTTAAAAGCATTGGACGTAGATGAAGACGGGTTAGATGAAATGGATAACCGTATATTATCCACTATTATTGAAAAATTCCATGGAGGGCCTGTGGGTATTTCTACCATAGCCACAGCATGTAGTGAGGAGTCAGAGACAATTGAAGAAGTGTATGAGCCATTCTTAATACAAGAAGGTTACCTACACCGTACACCGAGAGGCAGGGAAGCAACACCAAAAGCTTATAAGCACTTAAAATTAGCACCTCCTCAGCGTGCAGGCACGCTTTTTGAGTAA
- a CDS encoding dihydrofolate reductase, with amino-acid sequence MIKSIIVAKAVNHVIGNKGRLPWHMPADLKHFKELTGGHHVIMGRKTFESLPGSLPDRKIIILSQSLNYKVEDCTVVPSLEMALEIANQANETEVFIAGGAAVYREALGIVDKIYLTVIHTDVEGDTFFPTLKDHQWTEVSIVSHNHDIKHAYAYDFIELAKRI; translated from the coding sequence ATGATTAAATCCATTATTGTAGCTAAGGCAGTTAACCACGTAATTGGAAACAAGGGTAGATTACCTTGGCATATGCCTGCAGATTTGAAGCACTTTAAAGAGCTTACTGGTGGGCATCATGTTATTATGGGTAGGAAGACTTTTGAATCCTTACCAGGATCTTTGCCAGACCGTAAAATTATTATATTAAGTCAAAGCTTAAACTACAAGGTAGAAGATTGTACAGTAGTACCTAGCTTAGAAATGGCTTTAGAAATAGCAAATCAAGCCAACGAGACAGAAGTATTTATAGCGGGAGGAGCAGCTGTTTATAGAGAAGCATTAGGTATAGTAGATAAAATTTACTTGACAGTTATTCATACAGATGTAGAGGGTGATACTTTTTTTCCAACATTGAAAGATCATCAATGGACAGAAGTTAGTATAGTTTCTCATAACCATGATATCAAACATGCTTATGCGTATGATTTTATAGAGCTGGCAAAGCGTATTTGA
- a CDS encoding CinA family nicotinamide mononucleotide deamidase-related protein — MRTEIISIGNELLQGQILDSNAQHISTALSQIGLKVMQITVLPDEIEAIVEALAATKQRSCKIVITTGGLGPTSDDVTKEALAKYLDCPAVVFSKERLSNLGGVDTPVIQYLERATNSSVNISDLQLGGIKNVLGTAPGIYCKQNNQILIVLPGVPTEMQAMLRDTVLPYLQSNFTLPIFYQKTICTIGISEEEIAAILAPWESRLPAPIKLAYLPDLATVKITLAATVPTWEESKRLVEEEFLRVLPLIEPYVYGYNTDTIEEVISRLLKSQKNSLSVAESCTGGYVSQLITQVPGSSVYYQGGIVAYNNTAKHKILGVARNTLLQYGAVSQETAMEMARNVRLKLKANIGLATTGIAGPGGGTIEHPVGTIWIAYADENTCYAQKLQLTNNRLYNIQLTAYHLLDLLRKKLQGK; from the coding sequence ATGCGTACAGAAATTATAAGTATAGGCAATGAGCTGTTGCAAGGACAAATATTAGATAGCAATGCACAACATATAAGTACAGCGCTTTCACAAATAGGGTTGAAGGTTATGCAGATAACGGTGCTACCCGATGAAATTGAAGCTATAGTAGAGGCTTTAGCAGCAACTAAGCAGCGTAGCTGTAAAATCGTTATTACTACTGGTGGATTAGGGCCTACTTCAGATGATGTAACTAAAGAAGCTTTAGCTAAATATTTAGATTGTCCTGCTGTAGTTTTTAGTAAAGAAAGGCTATCTAACTTAGGAGGTGTGGATACTCCAGTTATACAGTATCTCGAACGAGCAACAAATTCTTCCGTTAATATTTCTGATTTACAATTAGGCGGCATCAAGAATGTATTAGGAACAGCTCCTGGCATATACTGTAAACAGAATAACCAAATTTTAATAGTGCTGCCAGGTGTACCTACCGAAATGCAGGCTATGCTAAGAGATACTGTATTACCTTACCTACAATCTAATTTTACCTTACCCATCTTTTATCAAAAAACTATTTGTACCATAGGTATATCAGAGGAAGAAATAGCAGCTATACTAGCTCCGTGGGAAAGCCGATTACCTGCACCTATAAAATTAGCCTACTTACCTGATCTAGCGACTGTAAAGATTACACTTGCAGCAACTGTACCTACTTGGGAGGAATCTAAGCGGCTAGTAGAAGAAGAATTTTTAAGGGTCCTACCTCTTATTGAACCGTATGTATATGGATATAATACAGATACGATAGAAGAAGTAATAAGTAGGTTGCTTAAGTCACAAAAAAATAGTCTTTCTGTTGCTGAAAGCTGTACTGGTGGGTATGTTTCTCAGTTGATTACTCAAGTTCCAGGCAGTTCTGTATATTATCAAGGCGGAATAGTTGCTTATAATAATACTGCTAAGCATAAAATACTTGGCGTAGCAAGAAATACATTATTACAATATGGTGCGGTAAGCCAAGAAACTGCTATGGAAATGGCGCGTAATGTACGCCTTAAGTTAAAGGCTAATATAGGATTGGCAACTACTGGTATTGCAGGACCAGGTGGAGGAACTATAGAACATCCTGTGGGAACTATTTGGATTGCTTATGCAGATGAAAACACATGTTATGCACAAAAACTACAATTAACCAATAACAGATTATATAATATCCAACTAACAGCTTATCATTTACTTGATCTATTGAGAAAGAAATTGCAAGGTAAATAA
- a CDS encoding IS1 family transposase (programmed frameshift), which yields MNCPRCNNTQSCKDGIVRGRQRYQCKSCRFPYTVSHKSDVKPVSTKRKALQLYLEGLGFRAIGRILNISYGTVYQWVKASGEQVSLPERQDEVEIVEMDEIHTYVGFKKVYCWIWIAVDRISKRFISYVCGDRSTQTGLKLWERVKDIGKLYCGDYWKSYQQFIPKDKHRQSKSETYTVEGYNSLMRHYLARFKRKGKCYSKQVHMIEKSLNLLMAKLNNQLPILI from the exons ATGAACTGTCCTCGATGTAATAATACTCAAAGCTGTAAAGATGGAATTGTTAGAGGTAGACAGCGCTACCAGTGTAAAAGTTGCCGTTTCCCTTACACAGTTAGTCACAAATCAGATGTTAAACCTGTATCTACTAAGCGAAAAGCGTTGCAATTATACTTAGAAGGATTAGGATTTCGAGCTATAGGCCGTATACTCAACATAAGCTATGGAACAGTCTATCAATGGGTAAAAGCATCTGGAGAGCAAGTAAGTTTACCAGAAAGACAAGATGAAGTAGAGATAGTCGAGATGGATGAAATACACACTTATGTGGGTT TCAAAAAAGTCTACTGCTGGATATGGATAGCTGTTGATAGGATAAGCAAGCGCTTTATATCTTATGTGTGTGGAGATCGCTCGACACAAACCGGACTGAAGTTATGGGAGCGCGTCAAGGATATAGGCAAGCTGTATTGTGGTGATTATTGGAAAAGCTACCAGCAGTTTATTCCAAAAGATAAACACCGACAAAGCAAATCAGAAACTTATACAGTGGAAGGATATAATAGCTTAATGAGGCACTATTTAGCAAGATTTAAGCGTAAAGGAAAATGCTATAGCAAACAGGTGCACATGATAGAAAAATCGCTCAACCTGCTAATGGCCAAGCTAAATAATCAGCTGCCTATCTTAATTTAA